The Rhododendron vialii isolate Sample 1 chromosome 5a, ASM3025357v1 genome contains a region encoding:
- the LOC131325566 gene encoding uncharacterized protein LOC131325566 — MKALWDELSSVSTVQPCTCGHGKANAALHQQDRAMEFLQGLHERYSSLRSQILLMEPFPSAAKIYALVRQEEKQQEIHSSTPSVTMPEAAALTANSVSTNGKENWSAPSQNRANVSANFRGHHPNRSSNRYDVNSNQRNIGGDHRQTGKPRMHCDYCDRDNHNRDTCYRLHGYPTDKPRSSSNNRRLSSSSSSGASRPNDRAMVAAPLITQDQYNNILAVLSPGSTNLNANLAGPVREEDDWDG, encoded by the exons ATGAAAGCACTATGGGATGAACTTAGTTCTGTCTCTACTGTGCAGCCTTGCACTTGTGGCCATGGAAAAGCGAATGCTGCTCTCCACCAACAAGATCGTGCCATGGAGTTCCTTCAAGGCCTCCATGAGCGCTATTCTAGTCTGCGAAGTCAGATTCTTTTAATGGAGCCATTTCCAAGTGCCGCCAAGATTTATGCTCTCGTGCGACAAGAAGAGAAGCAACAGGAAATACACTCTTCAACCCCTTCAGTTACCATGCCCGAAGCTGCTGCACTGACAGCCAACTCAGTTTCTACCAACGGCAAAGAAAATTGGTCTGCACCCTCTCAGAATCGTGCTAATGTTAGCGCCAATTTTAGGGGTCATCATCCAAACCGATCATCCAATCGGTACGATGTAAATTCTAATCAACGCAACATTGGTGGAGATCATCGCCAAACCGGGAAACCACGGATGCACTGTGATTACTGTGATCGTGACAACCATAACCGAGATACATGTTATAGGTTGCATGGTTATCCCACAGATAAACCAAGGAGTTCTTCAAATAACCGCAGACTTTCAAGTTCCTCTTCTTCAGGAGCTTCCCGACCCAACGACCGAGCAATGGTCGCTGCTCCATTGATAACTCAGGACCAATACAACAATATTTTGGCCGTACTTTCACCAGGTAGCACCAATTTGAATGCCAACTTAGCAG GACCTGTTCGCGAAGAAGACGATTGGGATGGGTAG
- the LOC131325564 gene encoding NAC domain-containing protein 6-like has product MEESTFQIDQLPGFRFHPTEEELLGFYLRNTIFGKKFSFDIIGFLNIYRHDPKDLPGLAKIGEREWYFFVPRDRRQGNGGRPNRTTDTGFWKATGSDRKILCSSDPKKMMGLKKTLVFYKGRAPRGCKTDWVMNEYRLPDNCPSPKDIVLCKIYRKATSLKELEQRAQIEEDERKTTLIHSLTPPPPPPTPPMDTTISYNYSPHVEEEFVPPMAAQHVAFKKEYEDHSPDQFIVEDQGKSYYQDEEAEEGNYKGINTAASLQLTELQVPKCNMDWTQDPFWAQLRSPWLDTLMTPPYANVLNF; this is encoded by the exons ATGGAGGAATCAACATTTCAGATTGATCAATTGCCTGGCTTCCGGTTCCACCCGACCGAAGAAGAGCTCCTAGGCTTCTACCTTAGAAACACAATTTTCGGGAAGAAATTTAGCTTCGATATAATCGGTTTCCTCAACATCTACCGTCATGATCCCAAGGACTTGCCCG GCCTTGCTAAGattggggagagagagtggtacTTCTTTGTGCCGAGGGACAGAAGGCAGGGAAACGGCGGGAGGCCGAACCGAACCACTGACACCGGGTTTTGGAAAGCAACGGGTTCGGACCGGAAGATACTCTGCTCAAGTGACCCGAAGAAGATGATGGGACTGAAAAAGACCCTGGTGTTTTACAAGGGGAGGGCGCCCCGGGGCTGCAAAACTGACTGGGTTATGAATGAGTATCGTTTGCCTGATAATTGCCCCTCACCAAAG GACATAGTGCTGTGCAAGATATACAGAAAGGCAACCTCCTTGAAAGAGTTGGAACAGAGGGcccaaattgaagaagatgaaAGGAAGACTACACTAATCCATTCActcacaccaccaccaccaccaccaacaccaccaatGGACACTACCATCTCCTATAATTACAGTCCACATGTTGAAGAAGAGTTCGTGCCGCCAATGGCCGCGCAACACGTGGCATTCAAGAAAGAGTATGAAGATCATAGTCCAGACCAATTCATAGTAGAGGATCAAGGGAAAAGCTATTATCAAGATGAAGAAGCAGAGGAGGGTAATTATAAAGGGATTAATACTGCTGCTTCTCTGCAGTTGACAGAGCTACAAGTGCCCAAGTGTAACATGGACTGGACCCAAGATCCCTTTTGGGCACAGCTAAGAAGCCCATGGCTTGACACTCTGATGACCCCTCCTTATGCTAACGTACTTAATTTCTAA
- the LOC131327497 gene encoding uncharacterized protein LOC131327497, which produces MTSSPLRSKSTYHTRCVSLPSRLHPVIPQVNEHLRLSGLENMYDHLDDLLLLPHAQQSFAQQRNEKWVEVVLEKYLRLLDVCAIAKDISSQTKQDLQGLLSILRRRRDTNDFSGYLNSRKNAKKVIRKSLKDLNCIKSNHTSVALGKSREILDSLNEVEAATVAVFESLLSYISGTEAESSLSGFSLVSRFMHQKSVASKDEETSTNVFKKFDAALHSHNHHKTSKSDNAVHVENLQNQLAKMEPSIQDIEEGLECLFRRLIKTRVILLNILNH; this is translated from the coding sequence ATGACTTCCTCCCCTTTGAGATCAAAATCCACGTACCACACTCGTTGTGTCAGCTTGCCTTCTAGACTTCACCCAGTCATTCCTCAAGTCAATGAGCATTTGAGGCTAAGTGGCCTTGAAAACATGTATGATCATCTAGACGATTTGCTCCTATTGCCACACGCTCAACAATCCTTTGCTCAACAACGCAACGAGAAATGGGTGGAAGTGGTGCTGGAAAAGTATCTAAGGCTCTTGGATGTGTGTGCTATTGCTAAAGACATATCCTCACAAACAAAGCAAGATTTACAAGGCCTTCTTTCAATCCTACGCAGGAGAAGGGACACGAATGACTTTTCAGGGTACTTAAATTCGAGAAAGAATGCAAAGAAGGTGATCCGAAAGTCTCTAAAGGATTTGAATTGTATCAAAAGCAATCACACCAGCGTAGCTCTTGGAAAAAGCCGGGAAATTCTGGATTCGCTAAATGAGGTTGAAGCAGCCACTGTTGCGGTGTTCGAGTCGTTGTTGTCCTATATTTCTGGGACAGAGGCAGAATCAAGTTTGAGTGGATTTTCTTTGGTGTCCAGATTCATGCATCAAAAGAGCGTTGCATCCAAAGATGAAGAAACAAGCACAAATGTGTTTAAGAAATTTGATGCTGCATTGCACTCGCACAACCATCATAAGACGAGCAAATCTGATAATGCAGTACACGTCGAGAATTTGCAAAACCAGTTGGCGAAGATGGAGCCAAGCATTCAAGATATTGAAGAAGGACTGGAGTGTTTGTTCAGACGGTTAATCAAAACAAGAGTTATCCTCCTCAACATTCTCAACCACTag
- the LOC131325562 gene encoding endochitinase — MRFSAFTILSLLPILLTLASAEQCGTQAGGALCPGGLCCSKFGWCGNGGDYCGTGCQSQCGGSTPTPGPSSGDISSLVSRDLFNRMLLHRNDGACPAKNFYTYDAFVSATKAFGAFATTGDTATRKREIAAFLAQTSHETTGGWASAPDGPYSWGYCYLKEQGNPGDYCSPSAQWPCAPGRKYYGRGPIQISYNYNYGQAGRAIGVDLLNNPDLVATDPVVSFKTALWFWMTPQSPKPSCHDVITGRWNPSAADRSAGRVSGFGAITNIINGGLECGHGSDSRVQDRIGFFRRYCQVLGISPGDNLDCGNQRSFGNGLLVDTM, encoded by the exons ATGAGGTTCTCAGCCTTCACAATTCTCTCTCTATTACCAATTCTCCTGACACTTGCCTCAGCAGAGCAATGCGGGACACAAGCCGGGGGAGCCCTGTGCCCGGGCGGCCTATGCTGCAGCAAATTCGGGTGGTGCGGCAACGGGGGCGACTACTGTGGCACCGGGTGCCAGAGCCAGTGCGGCGGCTCCACCCCCACCCCCGGCCCGAGCAGTGGCGACATTAGCAGTCTCGTCTCTAGAGACTTGTTTAACCGGATGCTGTTGCATCGCAACGACGGTGCTTGTCCTGCCAAGAACTTCTACACGTACGATGCCTTTGTGTCGGCCACGAAGGCGTTTGGCGCCTTTGCTACTACGGGCGACACGGCTACACGGAAGAGGGAGATTGCCGCTTTCTTGGCCCAAACTTCCCATGAAACTACTG GTGGATGGGCTAGTGCACCTGATGGCCCTTACTCATGGGGATACTGCTATCTGAAGGAACAAGGTAACCCCGGTGACTACTGCTCCCCGAGTGCTCAATGGCCCTGTGCTCCCGGCAGGAAGTATTACGGCCGCGGTCCAATCCAAATTTCCTA CAATTACAACTACGGGCAGGCGGGAAGGGCCATAGGGGTGGACCTCTTGAACAACCCTGATCTGGTAGCAACCGATCCGGTCGTCTCATTCAAGACTGCCTTGTGGTTCTGGATGACCCCACAATCACCAAAGCCGTCATGCCATGACGTTATTACCGGAAGGTGGAACCCGTCGGCTGCAGACAGGTCAGCGGGTCGTGTCTCGGGGTTCGGTGCGATCACAAACATCATAAACGGTGGGCTCGAATGCGGTCACGGGTCGGATTCGAGGGTCCAAGATCGGATTGGGTTCTTTAGGAGGTACTGTCAAGTACTTGGGATTAGCCCTGGTGACAATCTCGACTGCGGCAACCAAAGGTCTTTCGGTAATGGACTTTTGGTCGATACAATGTAG
- the LOC131327495 gene encoding uncharacterized protein LOC131327495, with translation MASSPLRSKSNYHIRSVSLPSRLHPVITPVDEHLRLSGLEKMYDRLGDLLQLPLTQQAFAQQRHEKWVEVVLEKYLRLLDVCATVKDVSAQTQQDLQGLHSILRRRREADDFSEYLNSRKQVKKVIQKSLKDLKSIKTKHTVVALGKSREFLDLLNVVEATTIWVVESLLSFISGTKEESRLSAFSLATKLLQRKSIASKDEETKSNMFEKFDAALHSFNNHKASKSDNAVHVENVQNQLGKMESSIEDIEEGLECLFRRLIKTRVILLNILNH, from the coding sequence ATGGCTTCATCTCCTTTGAGATCAAAATCCAACTACCACATTCGTTCTGTCAGCTTGCCTTCTAGACTTCACCCGGTCATTACACCAGTCGATGAGCATTTGAGGCTAAGTGGCCTTGAAAAAATGTATGATCGTTTGGGCGATTTGCTTCAATTGCCACTAACTCAGCAAGCCTTTGCTCAACAACGCCATGAGAAATGGGTTGAAGTGGTTCTTGAAAAGTATCTAAGGTTATTGGATGTGTGTGCTACAGTTAAAGATGTATCCGCACAAACTCAACAAGATTTGCAAGGCCTTCATTCAATCCTACGCAGAAGAAGGGAGGCGGATGACTTTTCAGAGTACTTGAATTCGAGAAAGCAGGTAAAGAAGGTGATCCAAAAGTCCCTAAAGGATTTGAAGAGTATAAAAACCAAGCATACTGTCGTAGCTCTTGGAAAAAGCCGGGAATTTTTGGATTTGCTAAATGTGGTTGAAGCAACCACTATTTGGGTGGTCGAGTCTTTGTTGTCCTTTATTTCAGGGACTAAGGAAGAGTCAAGATTGAGTGCATTTTCTTTGGCTACCAAACTGTTGCAACGAAAGAGCATTGCATCCAAAGATGAAGAAACAAAGAGTAACATGTTTGAGAAATTTGATGCTGCATTGCACTCATTCAACAATCATAAGGCGAGTAAATCTGATAATGCAGTACATGTCGAGAATGTGCAAAACCAGTTGGGGAAGATGGAGTCGAGCATTGAAGATATCGAAGAAGGACTCGAGTGTTTGTTCAGACGGTTAATCAAAACAAGAGTTATCCTCCTCAACATTCTCAACCACTAG